One genomic region from Yamadazyma tenuis chromosome 4, complete sequence encodes:
- a CDS encoding uncharacterized protein (EggNog:ENOG503NUI2; COG:A), which yields MSDFMNCQFYTKIGACRHGEKCSKRHTKPLTSYTVLLANLYQNPKLNKNEQDLNPKQIREYFENFYKDVFIRLGKIEEIAALVVCENENNHLNGNVYCRFKNEEGARRAVVELNQEWFGSRPVHCELSPVQSFHDANCRDYDTNSCSRDHCNFMHVIRPSDELERQLFSAQAKSVVSRKILELKFKLAQANPPVSESTDFKSTVEALFKVGQK from the coding sequence ATGTCCGATTTCATGAACTGTCAGTTTTACACCAAGATTGGTGCTTGTAGACACGGGGAGAAATGTTCCAAAAGACATACAAAACCTTTGACGTCTTACACAGTGCTATTAGCAAACCTTTATCAGAATCCTAAATTGAATAAGAATGAACAGGATTTAAATCCCAAACAAATACGAGAGTATTTTGAAAACTTCTACAAAGATGTATTCATTCGTCTTGGTAAAATTGAGGAAATAGCAGCATTGGTGGTTTGTGAAAACGAAAATAATCATTTGAATGGAAACGTATACTGTCGcttcaaaaatgaagaagGCGCCAGAAGAGCTGTGGTTGAACTAAATCAAGAATGGTTTGGTAGCCGACCCGTACACTGTGAATTATCTCCGGTTCAAAGTTTTCATGATGCTAATTGCAGAGATTACGATACTAACAGTTGTTCGAGGGACCATTGCAACTTTATGCATGTGATAAGGCCAAGTGATGAACTAGAAAGACAACTCTTCAGTGCACAAGCAAAGTCAGTTGTATCCAGAAAAATACTagaattgaagttcaagctTGCACAAGCCAATCCACCAGTTTCAGAATCTACAGATTTCAAATCCACTGTGGAAGCTCTTTTCAAAGTGGGACAAAAGTAA
- the MRL1 gene encoding Cation-independent mannose-6-phosphate receptor CI-MPR (EggNog:ENOG503NYY9; COG:T,U) — protein sequence MISKLYQRITLLVLLILAPLCIYVFNTNTGMSGDIHFLDSLTHLPIAIETPEKNVQISSLGDAKTPEEELLLENLLQLDECTIVNPLSRGFIDLRGLSAGGNEGRPIGWGAKGYDSGVNFTIGICSSPMKKLHDKSEIQDGMNSSLIGAYYKDPKSGQYVSIGEFNTVPKFRGRKLTLTYDGGSFCNIRDENGDKIRKSTLITLTCDREMHSKAAVSYIGNSNDCSYMFEMRSHHVCPTAVKGNSTNAFWIFLIIIASAVIGISSGNILYKQMKKPKRINI from the coding sequence ATGATCTCCAAATTGTATCAACGCATAACCCTTTTGGTGTTACTTATATTGGCACCATTATGTATATACGTGTTTAACACTAATACTGGTATGAGTGGAGACATACACTTCCTTGACTCCTTAACACACCTACCCATAGCAATCGAAACACCTGAGAAAAATGTACAGATATCCTCACTTGGTGATGCCAAAACACCTGAGGAGGAACTCCTTCTAGAaaatctccttcaacttgacgaGTGCACTATAGTGAATCCCCTCAGTCGAGGGTTTATTGATCTTAGAGGTCTCAGTGCTGGTGGTAACGAAGGACGGCCTATCGGTTGGGGAGCTAAAGGTTACGACTCAGGTGTCAACTTCACTATTGGAATTTGTTCGTCGCCAATGAAGAAACTACACGACAAATCCGAAATTCAGGATGGTATGAACTCTTCCCTTATAGGAGCCTACTATAAGGATCCTAAGTCTGGACAATATGTATCTATTGGAGAGTTTAATACGGTTCCCAAATTCAGAGGTCGTAAATTAACTTTGACATACGACGGAGGTTCGTTTTGCAACATAAGAGATGAAAACGGTGATAAGATCAGAAAATCCACTTTAATAACCTTAACATGCGATAGAGAAATGCATTCCAAGGCGGCTGTATCGTATATTGGTAACAGTAATGACTGTTCTTATATGTTTGAAATGCGTTCACATCATGTGTGTCCCACTGCTGTAAAGGGGAATAGCACAAATGCTTTTTGGATCTTTTTAATTATCATTGCCTCCGCAGTAATCGGGATATCCTCAGGTAATATTCTTTATAagcagatgaagaagcCCAAAAGGATAAACATATAA
- a CDS encoding uncharacterized protein (COG:S; EggNog:ENOG503Q3J3) translates to MEGWNLASNQFSGLSNSFSLGKTLLNYSDPNFSQVVAAKKALQLAFDSTGDETDKSVIELYLAACDGDLVTLENGVRKHKDLVNSLYPTESKGISLLIYSICFDNLNLVESLLNHGADPDLADSIIQYTPMMWAVYFNQLDIVKALLSSQADPYLSPKEDGRNAVSILNPDHTEMAEYFRLHNLNNHSQNKDDIYEGNSFGPGDEMDNLANEIRLQAITGDSSVSQELEDELKMDAYHEENELANDHVLVQLKEFEYDKVLPDEYLKFNDSDIPPLLDYIFDLRTQNITFQHDTKIPAAIIFQLVRYAHLKVNSDELTEFLFDCFIARLRAVTNTKSGVFNMIIQDDQSSVGGAGDIVLLSYWMSVVQFLHFYFCKNEIYKKYPQFLQELINIIQSLVSTLSFSINSRLNTLVEDCLLNFTNLVDVSNVLYAKDWNLFKSRKKLHSNTFDDIHDMLYPPTQAELMRPSPLKYIQTLGALDYVLNLHQVDNLVRFQCFSQVFYYINAIIFNKIIAQSKYCTRSKAIQIRLNISAIEDWLRSHNYKIFKPDKIGDLKSLLLSSQDTRFSLINLLDDTERANKRNPNNLIFYYNSIYFIGKTQLQPTIELLQFLQCMSSLDDEESLINTINQFDYLNYFQLLKVAKNYKYEVNEPKLPKSSINLLKRLIAEQGENQIKRINLSYMIQNKLLSKEYNIYINPNFVYKVSLPNLSESINNYGSGLGGIRVLRAKKFQPSLPIETLDDIDDLLTRNKNDLNDTFTYDQPDEERGEKEDEVDDDKPEENYHRNDPSLFRSKTDFKGDELFKQVQLPGSLAHKNWGEDDDIEANPW, encoded by the coding sequence ATGGAAGGCTGGAATCTAGCTTCCAACCAATTCCTGGGCTTGTCGAACAGTTTTTCCCTAGGAAAGACCTTATTAAATTACTCCGACCCCAATTTCAGTCAAGTCGTTGCTGCCAAAAAGGCTCTACAATTGGCATTCGACAGCACCGGTGACGAAACCGATAAATCAGTCATTGAATTATATTTAGCTGCGTGTGATGGCGACCTTGTTACATTAGAGAATGGAGTGAGAAAGCATAAAGATCTTGTTAACTCCTTATATCCTACCGAATCAAAAGGTATTTCCTTATTAATCTACTCAATTTGCTTTgacaatttgaacttggttgAAAGTTTATTGAATCATGGTGCAGACCCCGACTTAGCCGACAGTATAATTCAGTATACACCTATGATGTGGGCTGTATATTTCAATCAGCTTGACATTGTCAAGGCGTTGTTGAGTAGTCAGGCGGATCCATATTTAAGTCCTAAAGAGGATGGCAGAAATGCCGTTAGTATTTTAAATCCCGATCACACCGAGATGGCTGAATATTTCAGATTGCATaacctcaacaaccatTCACAGAACAAAGATGATATTTATGAGGGTAACAGTTTTGGGCCTGGGGATGAGATGGATAATTTGGCAAATGAAATAAGGTTACAAGCTATCACTGGCGATTCTTCTGTTTCCCAGGAACTCGAAGACGAATTGAAAATGGATGCGTACCACGAAGAGAACGAATTAGCTAATGATCAtgtacttgttcaactcaaAGAATTCGAGTACGATAAAGTATTACCTGATGAGTACCTTAAATTTAACGATTCAGATATTCCTCCATTATTGGATTACATTTTCGACTTGAGAACCCAGAATATTACTTTCCAACATGATACCAAGATACCAGCCGCAATAATATTCCAATTGGTTAGATATGCCCACTTGAAAGTGAACAGCGACGAATTGACAGAGTTCCTCTTTGATTGTTTTATTGCTAGACTAAGGGCcgtcaccaacaccaaatcAGGTGTGTTTAACATGATCATACAAGATGATCAGAGCTCTGTTGGTGGTGCAGGGGATATTGTTTTGTTGAGTTACTGGATGTCTGTCGTACAATTCTTGCATTTCTACTTCTGCAAAAATGAAATTTATAAAAAATACCCCCAGTTTCTTCAGGAATTGATCAATATCATCCAATCTTTGGTATCCACTTTATCGTTTTCTATAAATTCCAGATTGAACACTTTGGTTGAAGACtgcttgttgaacttcactAACTTGGTGGATGTTTCCAATGTGTTATATGCCAAAGACTGGAATTTATTTAAATCAAGGAAAAAATTGCATTCTAATacttttgatgatataCATGATATGTTGTATCCACCCACTCAAGCTGAACTTATGAGACCATCACCGTTGAAGTATATTCAAACATTGGGTGCTTTGGACTACGTGTTGAATTTACACCAAGTAGATAACTTGGTTAGATTCCAATGTTTTTCTCAAGTATTCTATTACATCAATGCtatcattttcaacaagatcatAGCGCAGTCAAAGTATTGCACCAGATCTAAGGCAATTCAAATTAGATTGAACATTTCTGCTATTGAAGATTGGTTAAGATCACACAATTATAAAATTTTCAAGCCTGATAAAATCGGTGATTTAAAAAGTTTACTTCTTTCTTCACAAGATACAAGATTCAGCTTAATTAACTTACTTGATGATACTGAAAGAGCAAACAAAAGAAATCCCAACAATTTGATCTTCTATTACAACTCAATCTACTTCATTGGTAAGACTCAATTACAACCTACCATTGAGCTTTTACAATTCTTGCAATGTATGTCACTGTTGGATGACGAAGAGAGCTTGATTAATACAATTAACCAGTTCGATTACTTGAATTACTTTCAACTTTTAAAGGTGGCAAAAAACTATAAGTATGAGGTTAACGAACCTAAGCTACCCAAACTGTCAATAAACCTTCTCAAGAGATTAATAGCTGAACAGGGAGAAAACCAAATCAAAAGGATCAACTTGAGCTATATGATTCAGAACAAGTTACTTCTGAAAGAGTATAATATCTACATCAACCCCAATTTCGTCTACAAGGTTTCCCTTCCTAACTTATCCGAACTGATCAACAACTATGGATCAGGATTGGGAGGTATTAGAGTTCTTAGAGCTAAAAAGTTTCAACCTTCTTTACCCATTGAGACccttgatgatatcgatGATCTTTTGACTCGAAACAAGAATGATTTGAACGACACATTCACCTATGACCAACCCGATGAAGAGAGGGGAGAAAAAGAAGACGAAGTAGATGATGATAAACCCGAAGAGAACTACCACAGAAACGACCCATCCCTCTTCCGGTCGAAAACGGATTTCAAAGGAGATGAGCTTTTCAAACAAGTCCAGCTTCCGGGCTCATTGGCACACAAAAATTGGGGAGAAGATGACGACATCGAAGCTAATCCCTGGTAG
- the SAP7 gene encoding Candidapepsin-7 (MEROPS:MER0000936; EggNog:ENOG503NXPH; COG:O) codes for MFVLLCGDGYYKLDFAIRKGSKLTDVVKNFMEELDSSFTKRDGNGTLLDLENESAFYIASLSIGTPASEVKVLVDTGSADLWVMSSKNSYCSSNGGSMDCSTYGTYSEDNSTTFESNNSDFSISYLDQTFAKGTWGQDTVELTDDLVIEGANFAVADSTDSNVGVLGIAYTQLESADTVYDNLPVQMKQQGFIKKVAYSMYLTSAERNTGSVLFGAIDHAKYTGDLVSFDVVPKNGQNVYLQITLSNIQVTLVSNSTESSSVVPTTLASSVTSSTSPHPTIAAVLKKREATIDTQDVDALFDSGTTLTYFSQDVLDSILAAIDPSAEYNSNIGGYQVPCSLRQEGNKFTYNFDGKREIDVPLSDMVMEVGQNGTTGQIICMLGIVSGDTTILGDNFMRHCYSVFDLEDNTVSIAQMNYDDINEDIEIIQ; via the exons ATGTTCGTTC TTTTATGTGGGGACGGCTATTACAAGTTGGATTTTGCAATCAGAAAAGGGTCCAAGTTGACCGATGTTGTGAAGAACTTTATGGAAGAATTAGATTCTTCCTTCACCAAGAGAGACGGTAATGGGACTTTGCTTGACTTGGAGAATGAGAGTGCCTTTTATATCGCATCGTTAAGCATTGGTACTCCAGCCAGTGAAGTTAAAGTATTAGTGGATACTGGATCTGCCGACTTATGGGTCATGTCAAGTAAGAACTCCTACTGCTCTTCGAATGGTGGTAGCATGGATTGTTCTACTTATGGTACTTATAGTGAAGATaactcaacaacttttgaAAGCAACAATTCCGATTTCTCGATCTCGTATTTGGATCAGACTTTTGCTAAAGGTACTTGGGGACAAGACACCGTTGAACTTACAGATGACTTGGTCATTGAAGGTGCCAACTTTGCTGTAGCAGATAGCACCGACTCCAATGTAGGAGTTTTGGGTATTGCCTACACCCAATTGGAAAGTGCTGATACAGTTTATGACAACTTGCCAGTGCAAATGAAACAACAAGGATTCATCAAGAAAGTTGCGTATTCGATGTATTTGACATCAGCTGAAAGAAACACGGGATCAGTTCTTTTTGGTGCCATCGACCACGCTAAGTATACCGGCGATTTGGTGTCTTTTGACGTTGTTCCTAAAAATGGTCAGAATGTTTACTTGCAAATTACCTTGTCAAATATCCAGGTGACTTTGGTTTCTAATAGTACGGAGTCTTCGTCGGTGGTTCCAACCACTTTGGCCTCGCTGGTGACTTCTTCTACCCTGCCTCACCCAACCATCGCTGCTGTGTTAAAGAAGAGAGAGGCAACCATCGATACCCAGGACGTTGACGCTTTATTTGACTCCGGAACTACATTGACCTACTTCAGTCAAgatgttcttgatctgATTCTAGCTGCAATTGATCCATCTGCTGAATACAATAGCAATATTGGTGGTTACCAAGTTCCTTGTTCGTTGAGACAAGAAGGCAACAAATTTACCTATAATTTCGATGgaaaaagagaaattgaTGTACCTCTTTCTGACATGGTGATGGAAGTTGGCCAGAACGGTACTACAGGCCAAATTATTTGTATGTTGGGAATTGTTTCTGGAGACACCACTATTTTGGGAGACAATTTCATGAGACACTGTTATTCGGTTTTCGATTTGGAAGATAACACCGTTTCTATTGCCCAAATGAATtatgatgatatcaatgaGGACATTGAAATCATTCAATAA
- a CDS encoding uncharacterized protein (EggNog:ENOG503P3DS; COG:S), translated as MKDSLGNDIHGEIPSIGESKLSIDHLPPELLVEIFSKLELFQLRSIRLVCKKWNSVVSDPIVWEKSFRTKFGNDEIFPSFSGTSSWLVEYLSRLSNAKRWKKAPGQHLTYQVINEETGHNDSCLTNFYSDRFLSYSRVNNNVSICTLHNGKNQTFIPGNHYAVRSYSVNWNYLVFGTREGGLYIKNLITSTSSGNRSSVKEVIPDQNGPEDHEIIESIHLSQEFDKNKVKPDIITGSSLGVVSTYNLDGALVHSWKVGATIIRVFSDFKKHIIAFTSHTISIIDYTSHKVEEVTIDIQIGPETIIDIDFGDNNIVICSENHIRVVDYSDPTIFIRRLDLGFNIKRGKLQQLGHRTRRDTSLVGKDGLYYANVLDDDTVIVWNVRESTETIKIRCKFQTEFKYKELNFNRGIPPNGRDRDYTVNAVELNSSVIIVGGFNGYCNVHDIFTGKFLRECSIKFPKKYPYMYNYQIPVKDIQLNERFNITNGIILCADLVQYFQFGDSDRDNTKTEKKKSSIGEAVKKGHTIKKTIKDQLDDYDLEEYKKDELNKMFTKYNGSEFSSQEELSIAIALSKSASSPEQGDQQDESESLRRALELSRNQTISTEESDDEELLRVLELSKHDMVISPTSLQSANEEEDEELRRILELSLADH; from the coding sequence ATGAAGGATTCGTTGGGAAACGATATCCATGGGGAGATACCAAGCATAGGTGAGTCCAAACTCAGCATAGACCATCTTCCACCAGAGCTTCTTGTGGAAATCTTTTCCAAATTAGAGCTTTTTCAACTACGCTCCATTAGGTTGGTTTGCAAGAAATGGAATAGCGTTGTTTCTGATCCCATCGTTTGGGAGAAGTCATTCCGAACAAAATTCGGTAACGATGAGATATTCCCCAGCTTTTCCGGCACCAGTAGCTGGCTTGTTGAGTATCTAAGTCGTCTAAGCAACGCTaagaggtggaagaagGCCCCAGGACAACATTTGACGTATCAAGTGATCAATGAGGAAACAGGACATAATGATAGCTGTTTAACCAATTTCTACAGTGATAGGTTCTTGTCATATTCTCGGGTCAACAATAATGTGTCTATTTGCACATTGCATAACGGTAAGAACCAGACTTTTATCCCCGGTAACCATTATGCTGTCCGATCGTATTCTGTGAACTGGAATTACTTAGTATTTGGAACACGTGAAGGTGGACTTTacatcaagaatttgatcaCATCAACGTCTTCAGGAAACCGTTCATCTGTCAAAGAAGTGATACCTGATCAGAATGGTCCCGAAGATCACGAAATAATAGAGAGCATACACTTGAGCCAGGAGtttgacaagaacaaggtTAAACCTGATATTATCACCGGATCTTCATTAGGGGTAGTATCGACCTACAACTTGGACGGCGCATTGGTTCACAGCTGGAAGGTAGGGGCCACCATAATCAGAGTATtctctgatttcaaaaagCATATTATTGCTTTCACTTCTCATACCATATCTATTATAGACTATACCTCACACAAAGTGGAAGAAGTGACCATTGACATTCAAATCGGGCCAGAAACGATTATAGACATCGACTTTGGTGACAATAATATCGTCATATGTTCAGAAAACCATATACGTGTGGTTGACTACAGCGATCCTACCATTTTTATCCGAAGACTTGATTTGGGGTTCAATATTAAAAGAGGTAAACTCCAACAGTTGGGCCATCGAACCAGAAGGGATACTCTGTTGGTTGGTAAAGATGGGTTGTACTACGCAAACGTATTGGATGACGATACGGTCATTGTTTGGAATGTGAGAGAATCTACCGAAACAATAAAAATCAGGTGTAAGTTCCAAACAGAATTCAAGTACAAAGAATTGAATTTCAATAGAGGAATCCCTCCCAACGGGAGAGACAGAGATTACACTGTCAACGCAGTTGAGCTCAATAGCTCTGTAATTATTGTGGGAGGGTTCAATGGGTATTGTAATGTTCATGATATCTTTACGGGTAAGTTTTTGAGAGAATGCTCAATCAAATTCCCCAAAAAGTATCCATACATGTACAATTATCAAATACCCGTGAAGGATATTCAACTCAATGAAAGGttcaatatcaccaacgGAATCATTCTCTGTGCAGATTTAGTCCAGTATTTCCAATTTGGAGACAGTGACCGGGATAATACAAAAACCGAAAAGAAAAAATCTAGCATCGGCGAGGCTGTAAAAAAGGGCCACACCATTAAGAAGACAATTAAGGATCAATTGGATGATTatgacttggaagaatACAAAAAAGATGAACTTAATAAAATGTTTACAAAGTACAATGGAAGTGAATTTTCTAGTCAGGAAGAGCTATCGATTGCTATAGCTTTGAGTAAAAGTGCAAGTTCCCCAGAACAAGGAGATCAACAAGACGAAAGTGAACTGTTGAGACGGGCCTTGGAGCTCTCCAGGAACCAAACTATCTCTACAGAAGAGTCCGATGACGAAGAACTTCTTAGAGTATTAGAGCTCTCTAAGCACGACATGGtgatttctccaacaagtcttcaatCAGcgaatgaagaagaggatgaagagCTCCGAAGGATTCTTGAATTATCATTGGCCGACCATTAA
- the RPM2 gene encoding RNase P subunit (COG:S; EggNog:ENOG503P0FE) — protein MVFCSFIRCKYYPVHIKFFQSSSSYLHNQSLTRFYRKYTRIYKDHDPHPSRQSNSYLNISAGHYGLYFTIFNRDAEKHSSNSIDIISFDPQLQFMSPTTPSVFTKFHISGLNQHMYNNMSELKSQSKSLRSPSSLVSKRAFSTFVSSNGAQASSPLVTSVEDAHKSEPLEYDDFESFKTTQISKINSLFEEEDYNLIFPIYQSLKRNHMGLGSTELYNKVLSSLLLREFDNSMQLEDIEIRLTNLLTVYQDFLFFANEQMKPDFSTYNIVIGGLLKGSLDSVTYNKSKNLPTILYNQSFIKSQEFALIALELLHSVKDVQQLDLNKIYPLKFEVLNQFPNLVNKELMTLVFNNLLKNTDQFQYYNQLIRLTSKFQSTGVLNSDEDCYNFIFHVYNSYQEMAVGSFTKEQDYIVYESLVTELIKINNLEVATKFLDSILLSFKSSYKAEDKEGISNLLSGYLSEISNHNLTEAYKLMKEFNAVNFIPELSMSLNNELIDKFIGYYYSLETSKNNANYESVCAQQQDVYYNIWDIVNYNLIRQDFQLNHGLISLVVDLNDYDNIYKLTKILLINEELIDLQAFKKLLDYFASGMSYNFNTYYELILKLIEHQAQFYNDYGKINDYFSEVVDYLTISSNEFVVHNLINSPLIEEVFDKSDLVDDKIYGLIKFSKFLLDFFETNEVLEEDLLKILNYQSILINQLEDPDLTYVNLDEDLGNFKTRLSQSFGTNQSLLGQQTKSMIQSCKYLDIEVSDKPVVKVVPTVNLVPLLNINYGLGVKKFIEHFNQGYKFDDQTLFALISKEFLVNHLKRINVNKFVKLYISAGNSDLVETLVNENLDKINIAILKNIESMDDGLFSLYLDKLLMSSNKYLFEVFNSIDYTLDDIQMGKYLQLLMKHEQYQQIVDIFECNDELVNNESNLAVYLNSLLVTKQNDKFNLLVKSRFNSRESLQRLLENHDLKMVVDDYYLLSNFESNLFAPQKFKDVKDLTNQIFNQLSNEKNLRELYQLNSKLINVNQQMVISRLLAKIRDYKLGYDLLFKFCQISNIHKFSVLNLKRIIETLTKFEDVVKLNVIFNKFLHKNMSSYLKFEFFEILITSNKDKVELLKLFKNSFASLNCEINLIKIDKFVIENNISL, from the coding sequence ATGGTGTTCTGTTCTTTTATAAGATGTAAGTACTACCCAGTACACATCAAGTTTTTCCAGAGCTCCTCTTCCTATTTACACAATCAAAGTTTGACCAGATTCTACCGTAAATACACCAGAATCTACAAAGATCATGATCCTCATCCTTCCCGACAATCGAACAGTTATTTGAACATTTCTGCTGGTCATTATGGATTGTacttcaccatcttcaatagAGATGCGGAAAAACACTCGCTGAACAGCATCGATATCATTTCGTTTGATCCCCAATTACAGTTTATGTCGCCTACTACTCCAAGtgtcttcaccaaattTCACATTCTGGGATTGAATCAACATATGTATAACAATATGAGTGAGTTGAAATCACAATCAAAGAGTCTCAGGTCACCTTCCTCTTTGGTATCTAAGAGAGCCTTTTCCACCTTTGTATCGTCTAATGGTGCTCAAGCCAGTAGTCCATTGGTGACATCGGTGGAAGATGCTCATAAGCTGGAGCCTTTGGAATACGACGACTTTGAGAGCTTTAAAACCACCCAgatctccaaaatcaacagTCTTTTTGAAGAGGAGGACTACAACCTAATTTTTCCGATTTATCAatcattgaagagaaaTCACATGGGTCTTGGATCAACTGAGCTATACAACAAAGTCTTAAGTTCTTTGCTCTTGAGAGAATTCGACAATTCAATGCAATTGGAGGATATTGAAATCAGGTTGACAAATTTGTTGACCGTGTACCAAGACTTTTTGTTCTTTGCTAACGAACAGATGAAGCCAGACTTTTCAACTTATAACATCGTTATTGGTGGTTTATTGAAGGGAAGCTTGGATTCGGTTACGTACAACAAACTGAAGAATTTGCCCACCATCCTTTACAACCAGTCTTTTATCAAGTCTCAAGAATTTGCTTTGATAGCACTTGAGTTACTTCATTCGGTCAAAGACGTGCAACAATTGGATTTGAATAAGATTTATCCTCTTAAGTTCGAGGTGCTAAATCAATTTCCAAACCTTGTGAACAAAGAattgatgactttggtgTTTAAcaatttattgaagaataccGATCAATTCCAATACTACAACCAGTTGATCAGATTAACTTCTAAGTTTCAAAGTACTGGAGTTCTTAATTCCGATGAAGACTGCTACAACTTTATTTTCCACGTCTACAATTCTTATCAAGAGATGGCTGTTGGTTCATTTACGAAAGAACAAGATTATATTGTCTACGAAAGTCTTGTCACTGAATTAAttaaaatcaacaaccTTGAAGTTGCCACTAAATTTCTTGACTCAATTTTGTTGCTGTTCAAGTCTTCATATAAGGCTGAAGACAAAGAGGGTATTTCAAACTTACTCTCTGGATACTTGTCTGAGATTTCTAACCATAACTTGACCGAAGCTtataagttgatgaaagaGTTCAATGCTGTTAACTTCATTCCTGAATTATCCATGAGTTTAAACAATGAGTTAATTGATAAATTCATTGGCTATTACTACTCATTAGAGACATCCAAGAACAATGCCAATTACGAATCTGTTTGTGCTCAACAGCAAGATGTTTATTATAACATTTGGGACATTGTGAACTACAATTTAATTAGACAAGACTTCCAGTTGAACCATGGTCTTATTTCTTTGGTTGTTGACTTGAATGACTATGACAACATTTATAAGTTGACAAAGATTTTATTGATCAATGAGGAATTGATCGATTTGCAAGCATTCAAAAAATTATTGGACTATTTTGCCAGTGGCATGTCTTATAACTTCAACACGTATTatgaattgattttgaaattgattgAACACCAAGCTCAATTTTACAATGATTACGGAAAGATTAACGATTACTTCTCAGAGGTGGTGGATTATTTGACTATTTCTAGCAACGAATTTGTTGTTCATAATTTGATTAACTCTCCCTTGATTGAAGAGGTTTTTGATAAATCTGATTTGGTTGATGACAAGATATATggtttgatcaagttttcGAAGTTTTTACttgatttttttgaaaCTAACGAAGTTTTAGAGGAAGATTTATTAAAGATTTTGAACTACCAGAGTATTTTGatcaatcaacttgaagatccaGATCTCACTTACGTCAATCTTGATGAGGATTTAGGTAACTTTAAGACTCGGTTATCCCAAAGTTTCGGAACTAATCAATCTTTATTAGGACAGCAAACCAAGTCCATGATACAAAGTTGTAAATATTTGGACATTGAAGTTTCTGATAAACCTGTGGTTAAGGTGGTCCCAACTGTTAATTTGGTACCCTTGTTGAACATAAACTACGGTTTGGGTGTTAAGAAATTTATCGAGCACTTCAACCAAGGTTATAAGTTTGACGACCAAACCCTTTTTGCTTTGATCAGCAAAGAGTTTTTGGTTAACCATTTGAAGAGGATAAATGTTAACAAGTTTGTGAAATTATACATTTCAGCTGGTAACTCTgaccttgttgaaactTTAGTCAACGAAAATTTAGACAAGATAAACATTGCTatcttgaaaaacatcGAGAGTATGGATGATGGGTTGTTTTCATTATACTTGGACAAACTTTTAATGTCATCCAACAAATATTTATTCGAGGTGTTCAACTCGATTGACTACACCTTAGACGATATTCAAATGGGCAAGTATTTGCAATTGTTAATGAAGCATGAACAATATCAGCAGATCGTTGACATATTTGAATGTAAtgatgagttggtgaaTAATGAACTGAACTTGGCTGTGTACCTCAACTCCTTGTTGGTGACGAAGCAGAACGATAAGTTTAATTTGCTTGTCAAGTCTAGATTCAATTCAAGAGAATCACTCCAGAGACTTTTGGAAAACCATGatttgaaaatggtggtAGATGATTACTATTTGCTTTCGAATTTCGAATCTAATTTATTTGCTCCACagaaattcaaagatgTCAAAGATTTGACCAACCAgatcttcaaccaattaTCAAATGAGAAAAACTTGAGAGAGCTCTACCAGCTTaattccaagttgataaaTGTTAACCAACAAATGGTGATTTCTCGGTTACTTGCCAAGATCAGAGACTATAAATTAGGATATGAtttattgttcaagttttgcCAAATCTCAAACATTCACAAATTTTCGGTTTTaaatttgaaaagaatCATAGAGACCTTGACTAAATTCGAAGATgttgtcaagttgaatgtgattttcaacaaattcttgCACAAAAACATGTCAAGCTACCTTAAATTTGAGTTTTTTGAAATCCTTATCACCAGCAACAAAGATAAAGTTGAGCTATtaaagttgttcaaaaactcgtTCGCTTCTTTAAACTGTGAAatcaatttgatcaagatcGACAAATTCGTCATTGAGAACAATATATCATTATAA